In Granulicella mallensis MP5ACTX8, the sequence CGCGATTGGAGTGATCCTGGTTGCAGGGCATAACACTCTGGATGGTATCCATGCGGCTTCCCTGGGGAATTGGTCCGTTCTTTGGAGGCTCGGGCACGAGCCGGGCTTCGTGAGTTTTCACGGTAGACCGATCCTCTATGTCGTGTACCCAATCGTCCCTTGGAACGGACTGATGGCCCTGGGCTTCTGCTTTGGCCGCTTATGGACCGCGCCGGCTGGCCAACGCATTCGCTGGTCGGCGGGACTCGGCACTGGGCTCGTTGCACTCTTTTTGATCCTCCGAGCTTTCCACGGGTACGGCGATCCCAATACATGGGCCAGCCAACACGGCATAGCGCCTGCTATTACGACCTTCCTCAACGTAGAAAAGTACCCACCCTCGCTGCAATATATCTGCATCACGATAGGACTCTCTCTTCTGCTCTTAGCCTGGTTCGAATGGTTGATTTCTTCTGGCCGCGCACCCTGGCTGCGGAGTACCGCGGAGGTCTATGGACGTGTCCCTCTCGCCTACTACGTACTACACGTGGGCTTGATCCATCTCCTCACGATCATTACATGTGCTCTTACCGGCCATGATTGGCATCGCTTCACTACACCACTTCCATACGGCAGTGTGGCACTCGGGACGCCGCAAGGTTACGGCTTTAGCTTGCCGGTAATCTATCTCATCTGGATCGGAATTGTCGCATCGCTGTATTGGCCTATGAAGCGTTACGCGAGCTATAAGAGAACTCATCCCGAGAACAAATGGCTCAGTTATCTCTAAAGTGCTGAAGCTGGCAATGCACCAAGCACAAAGACAGAGGCGAATGCGCCCGAAGCAACCAATGCGATGAACTACGGGCGCGCCATCACCGACTATCCTGCTAATACTTTGGCTTTTTCTTGATTGAATTCCTCTTCCGAGAGGATGCCCATATCCAGTAATTCCTTCAGATCCAGCAGGGACTTTTTCTTCGCCGCCGTAAAGTCGCTAGCCGTAGCAGTTCCAGGGATGATTTCAGGTTGCGTCGCGGACCCAGCTTGCAAGATCAGTGCGGTGATCTCGTTATAACCCTTGATGTTGCTGTAATCGACCGCTTTTTGTTCCTTAACATTGGCGATGGCGATGTCAGCTTTATGTTCCAGCAGGCATTTCACTACATCTTTTTTGCCGGATGCGACGGCGTAGTGCAAAGGCGTGTTTCCGCCTTCGTCCTGCATGTCGACGTCCACGCCCTTTTCCAGCAGCAGTTTCACCATGCTTAGATGGCCCTTCTTGGCAGCCAGATGGAGCAGGCCTTCGCCACCATAGGTGTAAGTGGTGTTGAGCGAGAACCTCGCCTCGATCGAAATGTCATTCGTGGAAACTGCCCACTCAAGATAACTGCCGATAGCGGCAGCCGTGTCGCCACCCAGTGGCCTGGCATAGTTGACGTTCGCTCCATGTTGCAGGAACAGGTCTACGATCTCCTTCTGATTGTGAGCACAGGCATACCAGATCGGTGACACGCCCGCGTTGTTGAACATGAGCACGTCCGCGCCGCGCTCTACCAGCAGCTTCACGAGCATCCGATTGCCTTGCTCGCATGCGATGAGCAGAGAGCTTCCGCCGGAGTTGTTGGTGTGGTTGACGTTCGCGCCCTTGTCCAGAAGTACCGTCATCATCGGCAGGGCCTGGGCACGCGTGGCAAAGATGAGTGCCGTGTCGCCATTCTTGTCAACGGCGTTGACGTCCGCGCCCTTGTCCAGCAACAACTGCGCCGCCTCTTTGTTGAACCCGCTCGCCGCGACCATGAGAGGGGGCAGCGCCTCGTTGTTCAGCAGATTAACGTCTGCCCCGAGTTCCAGCAGCTTGCCCACAATTTCGGCCTGTCCTGTTCGCGCCACGAGGTGCAGCAGGCTGTTACCGAATCTGTCATTGATCTTTGGATTCGCCCCCTTGTCGAGCAGATAGAGCGCGGTCTGCTTCTGCTTTTGCCGGCAGGCGAAGAACAGTGGCGTCTCACCATCATGGTCTTCGTAATCGATATCCGCGCCCGCGTCGATCAGGGCTTTTACGATATCCAGATAGCCCCGGTGCGCGGCATAATGCAGGGCCGTCCGGCCTCGCTCGTCCGTGTATTTGACATCGGCTTCGTTGCTCGCCAAGAGCAG encodes:
- a CDS encoding DUF1624 domain-containing protein, encoding MKIHSRIPSLDVLRGVVMMLMALDHTRDFFTNQNIDLMDPSHLSLPYFFTRWITHLCAPTFVFLAGVGAYMQLARGQSKGAVSRFLAIRGCWLIFLELTIVYFVWIGMPGVSILQIIWAIGVSMVFLSGLVWLPIPVVAAIGVILVAGHNTLDGIHAASLGNWSVLWRLGHEPGFVSFHGRPILYVVYPIVPWNGLMALGFCFGRLWTAPAGQRIRWSAGLGTGLVALFLILRAFHGYGDPNTWASQHGIAPAITTFLNVEKYPPSLQYICITIGLSLLLLAWFEWLISSGRAPWLRSTAEVYGRVPLAYYVLHVGLIHLLTIITCALTGHDWHRFTTPLPYGSVALGTPQGYGFSLPVIYLIWIGIVASLYWPMKRYASYKRTHPENKWLSYL
- a CDS encoding ankyrin repeat domain-containing protein, producing MSMSFIVACENGNRKIAELLLASNEADVKYTDERGRTALHYAAHRGYLDIVKALIDAGADIDYEDHDGETPLFFACRQKQKQTALYLLDKGANPKINDRFGNSLLHLVARTGQAEIVGKLLELGADVNLLNNEALPPLMVAASGFNKEAAQLLLDKGADVNAVDKNGDTALIFATRAQALPMMTVLLDKGANVNHTNNSGGSSLLIACEQGNRMLVKLLVERGADVLMFNNAGVSPIWYACAHNQKEIVDLFLQHGANVNYARPLGGDTAAAIGSYLEWAVSTNDISIEARFSLNTTYTYGGEGLLHLAAKKGHLSMVKLLLEKGVDVDMQDEGGNTPLHYAVASGKKDVVKCLLEHKADIAIANVKEQKAVDYSNIKGYNEITALILQAGSATQPEIIPGTATASDFTAAKKKSLLDLKELLDMGILSEEEFNQEKAKVLAG